In one window of Episyrphus balteatus chromosome 3, idEpiBalt1.1, whole genome shotgun sequence DNA:
- the LOC129917063 gene encoding peritrophin-1-like, translating into MAKVFLILTSLLLCIVLVAASESEVICPSSQSNIDMAVHLPSPTSCSTFYKCDRGVPVLQRCPPGLHFNKFTQGCDFPLSAGCKLEEQ; encoded by the exons ATGgcaaaagttttcttaattctAACAAGTTTGTTACTGTGTATTGTTTTAGTTGCTGCATCTGAATCTGAAGTTATTTGCCCATCATCACAAAGTAACATTGATATGGCTGTACATTTACCTTCGCCTACAAGTTGTTCAACTTTTTACAAATGCGATCGGGGAGTTCCAGTGTTGCAAAGGTGTCCACCTGGTTTGCATTTTAACAAGTTTACTCAG GGTTGTGATTTTCCACTCTCAGCTGGATGCAAACTGGAAGAACAATAG
- the LOC129917058 gene encoding uncharacterized protein LOC129917058, producing the protein MQQITPTILSEVIEKVLNRIEERLLNSHEKQLTTQEYIELNVLFQEEVLAKAFHIIDTQTIVSYRQENTTNELIEFAGSWPSQTVYKLFPFINFCHCTFFKDEILKAPEPAYYTCEHVIAARLARILNKLKIEILPKHKFNFIQKQIAPQD; encoded by the exons ATGCAACAAATTACACCAACTATTCTCTCTGAAGTAATTGAAAAAGTGTTAAATCGTATAGAAGAACGTTTGTTAAATTCACACGAAAAACAAT TAACAACTCAGGAATATATCGAATTAAATGTTCTTTTCCAAGAAGAGGTTTTGGCTAAAGCTTTTCATATAATCGATACACAAACAATAGTTTCTTACCGCCAAGAAAACACAACAAATGAACTAATTGAATTTGCTGGTTCATGGCCGTCCCAAAcggtttataaactttttcctTTTATCAACTTTTGCCATTGTACTTTTTTCAAAGACGAAATTCTTAAAGCACCCGAACCAGCTTATTACACTTGTGAACATGTTATTGCCGCTCGATTGGCAAGAATTTTAAACaaacttaaaattgaaatacttCCAAAgcataaattcaatttcatacaaaaacaaattgctccGCAAGACTAA
- the LOC129917049 gene encoding cell cycle checkpoint protein RAD1, which yields MHNSKILYEKGILKNLKMLTQTQYSNFKFAGRLDKVKAFYAGMKAISFGETAKFQINENGFRIMTENAKSIQASLFITKEVFEEFFLDGEYNFSVNMNILVECIGLFAGSDCSMKMFYKGEGAPLIMVIEDHADEDVTTECSIKTSQFEESTEYSLNENSPNYNIIFIRGPDMSQIFSEIDKTADELEITLSPKVPHFRIATIGVMQSESNIEVAKTSDMMLMFNCRGDTVTRYKCSHIRLTSKALSACSKVALKTDSSGLLELHFMIYSSDEAQVYIQFFVLPMVEED from the exons ATGCACAATTCAAAGATTTTATACGAGaaaggtattttaaaaaatcttaaaatgttAACGCAAACACaatattcaaatttcaaatttgccGGACGATTGGATAAGGTGAAGGCGTTTTATGCGGGAATGAAGGCAATAAGTTTTGGAGAG acaGCAAAATTTCAAATCAACGAAAATGGTTTTCGTATTATGACAGAAAATGCTAAAAGCATTCAGGCGAGTCTTTTCATAACCAAAGAAGTCTTTGAAGAATTCTTCCTCGATGGTGAATACAATTTTAGTGTCAACATGAATATACTCGTTGAATGCATTGGTTTATTTGCTGGCAGTGATTGTAGCATGAAAATGTTCTACAAAGGAGAAGGAGCTCCTTTAATAATGGTCATAGAAGATCATGCAGATGAAGATGTCACAACAGAGTGTTCAATCAAAACATCACAATTTGAAGAATCTACAGAATATTCCTTGAACGAGAACAGTCCAAattacaatataatttttattcgtggTCCAGATATGTCGCAGATATTTTCTGAAATTGATAAAACAGCAGATGAATTGGAGATAACTCTTTCACCGAAAGTACCTCATTTTCGTATAGCTACAATTGGTGTAATGCAATCTGAGTCTAATATTGAAGTAGCCAAAACTAGTGATATGATGCTAATGTTTAACTGTAGAGGAGATACTGTAACGCGTTATAAGTGTTCCCATATTCGTCTCACTTCGAAGGCTTTGTCAGCTTGTTCTAAAGTTGCTCTTAAGACGGATTCAAGTGGACTTTTGGAATTACATTTTATGATTTACTCAAGTGATGAAGCACAAGTGTATATACAATTCTTTGTTTTGCCGATGGTTGAAGAAGACTAG